CACCAGCCGGGCCGCGGAGCGCTTCAGCGCGTTTCCCTTCGTGCAATACAAGCTGCTCGACATCGAGTCAGCCCCCGGCGCGCAGGGCTTCCAGCCGCACACCTATGACCTGGTCCTGGCCGCCAACGTGCTGCACGCCACGGCGGAGCTGCGTCAGACGCTGCGACACGTCCTCCAGCTCCTGGCACCGGGCGGTGAGCTGGTCCTGCTCGAGGGCACGTCGAAGCGCCGGTGGATCGACCTCATCTTCGGACTGACCGAGGGCTGGTGGCGCTTCCAGGATCCAGAGCTGCGCGGATCCCATCCCCTGCTGTCAGCGCCGCGCTGGACGGCCCTGCTCGAAGAGGAGGGCTTTGAGCAGCCCGTGGCGCTCAGCCTGGAGGATGCCGTCCTCTTTCCTCAGTCCGTGCTCATCGCGCGGGCACCCAGCCTCGGTGCCCAGGCGGACGTGGCGCGGCGCTGGCTCATCCTCGCCGAGTCCTCGGGCACCGGCCGTGCCCTGGCCGAACGACTGCGGGCCTGGGGACAGCCGTGCACCCTGGCCCTTCCGGGGCCGGAGTACGCCCAGGTCGACGCGGAGACCTTCTCCGTGTCACCCGAGCGCCCTGACGACATGCGCCAGCTGCTGCGCACGCTCGGCCCCCAAGCGCTGCGCGGTGTGGTCCACCTCTGGAGCCTGGAGGCCGCCGACCTGCGGTCGCTCACGCCCGAGTCGCTGGAGGCTGCCTCGCACCAGTCTTGCGGCAGCGCCCTGCATCTGGTCCAGGCGCTTCTCGAAGCCGAACCGACGCAGCCTCCCGCGCTCTGGCTCGTGACCCGTGGCGCCTCCGCCGCGGGCCCCGTCCCGGAGCTCCCGGGCATCGCTCAAGCCCCCCTGGCTGGGCTGGCCAAGGTCATCGCGCTGGAGCACCCGGAGCTGCGCTGCGCCTGGGTGGATCTGGATCCGGGCGCCTCTGAGTCTTCCGGAGCGGACGAGCTCGCAGGAGAGCTCCTCGCCGAGGAGGGTGAGTCGCAGGTCGCGTTCCGGGGGCCATCACGCTTCACCGCCCGGCTCGTGCCCAGCCGCCAGCCGTGGAGCCCGGAGGGCACACCGCGATTCCTGCCGGACGCGGCGTATCTCATCACTGGTGGCTCGGGCGGATTGGGCCTGTTGGTGGCGCGGTGGCTCGTGGAGCGCGGTGCGCGCCATCTGGTGCTCCTCGGGCGCCGGGACATGGGACAGCTCCAGTCCGACGTGGCGGAGCTGGTGCGCGCTGGCGCACGCATCGACCTGGTGCGGGCGGACGTGTCCGATGCCGCCGCGTGCCGGGAAGTGGTGGCCCGGCTGACTCGCGAGGGCATCTCCCTGCGCGGTGTCATTCACAGCGCGGGGGTGCTCGAGGATGGGGCCCTGCGACAGCAGACGTGGGCGCGCTTCGCGAGCGTGCTCGCCCCCAAGGTGCAGGGGGCCTTCAACCTGCACGAGGCGACCCGGGATCAGCCGCTGGACTTCTTCGTCCTCTTCTCCTCCACGGCCTCGCTCATTGGCTCCGCCGGGCAGGCCAACCACTCGGCCGCCAATGCCTTCCTCGACGCGCTCGCCCATGCGCGCCGCGCCCAGGGGCTGCCCGCCCTGAGCATCAACTGGGGCGCCTGGTCGGAGGTGGGCGCCGCGGCCCGAAAGCAGGTGAGCGAGCGCTGGCGGGTCAAGGGGATTGGCACCATCGCTCCGGAGCAGGGACTCGCGGCGCTGGCGCACTTCTTCCTCCAGGGGGCGAGCCAGGTGGGCATCGCGCCCATCGACTGGCCGCGCTTCCTCTCTCAGCACGCACCGTCGCGCTTCTTCTCCGAGATGACTCCCACGACGGCGCGTGAGGAGCCCGAGGCGCGCGGAGAGGCGCTGCGCCGGATCCAGACGGCCGCCGCGCATGAGCAGCGGGATCTGCTCAAGCACCACGTGCAGGTTCAGGTCGCGAAGGTGCTCGGGTGGAGTTCGTCGGATCAGCTCCCTTCGGAGCAGGGCTTCTTCCAACTGGGCATGGACTCGCTGACGTCGGTCGAGTTGCGCAACCGCCTGCAGGCCAGCCTCGGATGCAAGCTCGCGGCGACCCTGGTCTTCGATCATCCGACGGTGGATGCGCTCGCGAGTCATCTGGCGGAGCGCGTGCTCGCCATGAAGGAGCCATCCACTCCCGACCCGCGTCGCTCGCCGGAGCCTCGGGAGGACGCCGGGCAGCTTGCCCTGGAATCCCTCTCACAGGATGAGCTCGCCGCGCTGCTGACCTCGAAGCTGGCATCGATGGAGCAGGGGGGGTGATGGAAGGGAAAGCCGCGGGCCCCGATTACGGGACGCTCATCAAGAATGCCCTGCTGAAGATCGACAGCCTCGAGGGCAAGCTCCACGAGCTCCAGCAGAGCCGGACCGAGCCCATCGCCATCGTCGGGATGGGGTGCCGCTTCCCCGGAGGCGCCGATACGCCCGAGTCCTTCTGGCGCCTGCTTCGCGATGGCGTGGACGCCATCACCGAGGTGCCACCGGCGCGCTGGCCCGTTGACGCGTACTACGACCCCAACCCCGAGACTCCGGCGGCCATGTACACCCGCCACGGGGCCTTCATCGGGGGCGTGGATCAGTTCGACGCGCCGTTCTTCGGGATCGCCCCGCGAGAGGCCGCGATGATGGACCCCCAGCAGCGTCTGCTGCTGGAAGTGGCCTGGGAGGCGCTGGAGCGCGGCGGCATCTCTCCCGCCTCGCTCTCCGGGAGCCGGACCGGGGTCTTCGTCGGCCTGATGAACGTCGATTACCTCCGGCTGACGAACCGTCCGGAGCTCGTCGACCTGTACTCCGCCACCGGCTCCTACCCGAGCGTGGCCGCGGGGCGGCTCTCTTATGTCCTCGGACTGAGAGGGCCGAGCCTCGTCGTCGACACCGCCTGTTCTTCGTCCCTGGTGGCGGTCCACCTGGCCTGCCAGAGCCTGCGGGCCCGGGAGTGCCAGCTGGCGCTGGCTGGCGGCGTGAACCTCATCCTCTCTCCCCTGCCCTACCTCCTCGAGTGCCGCGCCCGGATGCTGTCCCCCGACGGGCGGTGCAAGACGTTCGACGCCTCCGCGGACGGTTTCTCCCGGGGCGAGGGGTGCGGCGTCATCGTCCTCAAGCGGCTGTCGGACGCACTGGCCGATGGCAGCCCCATCCTGGCCCTCATCCGCGGCTCGGCGGTCAACCAGGACGGCCGCAGCAGTGGGCTGACGGTCCCCATGGGCCCCGCCCAGGAAGAGGTCATCCGGGACGCGCTCGCGAATGCTGGCGTCTCCGCGGCCGACGTTTCGCTCGTCGAAGCCCACGGCACGGGGACTCCCCTGGGCGATCCGATTGAACTCGGAGCGCTGGGGGCGACCTACGGCCAGGACCGCCCCGCGGATCAGCCGCTGCTCGTGGGCTCGGTGAAGACCAACATGGGTCATCTCGAGAGCGCGGCAGGCATCGCGGGCTTGATGAAGCTCGTGGTCTCTCTTCAGAACGCGGCCATCCCTCCGCACCTGCACCTGAGCCACCCCAATCCGCGGATCCCCTGGAGCGAGCTTCCGCTCGAGGTCCCCACGGCGTTGCGCCCCTGGCCGGCCAGCTCTCGGAGACGCCTGGCGGGGGTGAGCGCCTTCGGCTTCAGCGGCACCAACGCGCACGTGGTGCTCGAAGAGGCCCCGGCCCCCAAAGCCCTGGCCGCCGCTCCGCGAAGGGAACGCCCACCGCACCTGCTGGTGCTCTCGGCCGCGTCGGAGCCCGCGCTGCGGGCACAGGCAGACCGGTATGCCCGGCACCTGGAAGCCCATCCCGGCCAGGACCTGGGCGACCTCTGCTTCACCGCGAGCACAGGCCGTGCCCATCTGCCCTTCCGGCTCGGCGTGCGCGGGACCACCTCGGAGGAGCTGCGCTCGCGGCTGGACGCGCTCGCGCAAGGCCGTCAGGCGGAGACCTCGACGCAAGGGCGCGTGCAACCCGGCGCCTTGCCTCGGGTCGCATTCCTGTTCCCCGGTGAAGGCGCGCGTCCGACGGGCCTCGGGCGCGAGCTGTACGCGGGCCAGCCGATCTTCCGCGATGCCTTCGATGCGTGCGACCGGGCGCTGCGCGACGCGACCGGACTGTCCCTGATCGAGGCGCTTCACGCTTCCTCCGGTGAGGCACTCCTCCAAGAGCCCAGGTACGCCCATCCCGCGCGCTTCGCCTTCGAGGTCGCGCTGGCGCGGCTCTGGCTGTCATGGGGAGTTCCCCCCGCCTTCGCGCTGGGGGATGGCGTGGGCGAGTACGCCGCCGCCTGCGTGGCGGGGGTCTTCAGCATCGAGGACGGGCTGCGGCTGGTCGCCGCGCGCGCGGCGTTGGATCCACGGGCAGCGCTCGCTTCGGATGCCCGGGTCCCCGAGCTCGCGCGACTCGCGGCGGGCATCTCCTTCCACCCTCCGAAGCTCGGGCTCGTGTCGCATGTCACGGGCAGCCCCCTCCCCGCCAGCATCGCCCCCTTGGAGTACTGGTCCAGGTATCGCCCCAGCGCGGGTCACGCCGTACAGGGCATCGGGGCACTCGAGCGACAGGGGGCCGGCGTCATCCTCGAGCTGGGCCCTGGGGCCTCCGCCTCGGAGAAGGTCACGTGGCTGTCATGCCCGCGGCCCGCCGAGGAGGAGTCGATGACGCTCGAGCATGTGGCGACGCTCTACTGCCTGGGAGCGCCGATCGACTGGGCGGCGTTCCATCGCGGCGATTCGCGTCGCAAGGTCGTCCTCCCCACCTACCCGTTCCAGCGCCAGCGAAGCTGGTTCCAGGAGCCCGGAGGTTCCGACGCGCACGGCTCCACCACGGAGGTGATGGGGGCGACGGAAGCGGCGGCCACCCGGTTCCCGGGGCCCGAAGTCCTCGTCTCGCGGCTGCCCGCCGACCTCTGCGAGTCCCCTGCCCTGGAGTCCTCGAACGCACCCACCTCCGCGGATGACGGTCCGGTCGCCCAGGTGGAGGCCCTCTGCACCCGCTACATCGCCCGAGCCTTCGAAGCGCTGGGGGCGCCCCTGGTGCCCGGACAGTCCTTCACCTCCGAGGCCTGGGCGGAGCGACTGGGAGTGGTCGAGCGTCACCGCCGGCTGTTCGCGCGGTTGCTTGAGATGCTCGCCGAGGAGGGGCGCGTCGAGCGCAAGGGTGCCCATTGGGAGGTGCTGCGCGCCCCGGATCACGCTTCACCCGAGCAGCTGCTCGGCGCGCTGCGCTCCCGCTTCCCAGGCACCGAGCCGGAGCTGGCGCTGCTCGAGCGCAGCGGAGCACGGCTGGGCGCCGTCCTCGCGGGCCTACAGGATCCGCTGGAGCTCCTCTTCCCTGACGGAAGCCTCGACCTGGCCTCGCGCATCTACGAGTCCTCCGAGGGCGCACTGCAGATGAATCGGCTGGTGCAAGCGGCGCTCACCCCACTCCTGGAGCGACTGTCGCCGAAGCGTTCCCTGCGCGTGCTCGAGGTCGGGGCGGGCACTGGCGGGACGACGGCCGCGCTCCTGCCGCACCTGCCTGCCTCGCTCACGGAGTATGTGGCCACGGACGTCTCCGCCCGCTTCGCCACGCGCACGCAGGAGCGGTTCCACGCGTACCCCTTCCTCCGGTACGTCCCGCTGGACATCGAGCGCCCTCCCGAAGAGCAGGGTGTGGAGTCCCACGCGTTCGACCTGGTGGTGGCCTCGAACGTGCTGCATGCCACGGCCGAGCTGGAGCGGACGCTGCGGCATGTCCGGACGCTCCTGGCTCCGGGTGGCATCCTCCTGCTCATCGAGGCCACCGCGCCGCGCCGCTGGCTGGACCTGACGTTCGGCATGACGCGGGGCTGGTGGCGCTTCACCGACACCGCGCTGCGCCCGTCGCACCCGCTGCTCTCGCCTCGGCGCTGGCAGGCCCTGCTCGCGGAGTGTGGCTTCCCCAGCGTCGCCAGCGTCCACCCGGCAGGCAGCGCCCGCGCACTGCTCCAGCAGACACTGCTCGTCGCGAGGACCGACCCAGGCGCCCAGCGCGAGCCGGCGCCAGCACGCGCGCAGGCAGGGCGGATGGCGGGAGGCGTCACCCGCGTTGAAGTCCCGGCCAGCGTCGCCATGCCCCCGCCGGAGCACCTGCTGCGCACACTCGCGGAGACCCCCGCGCAGAAGCGACAGGCGGTGCTCACCACGCATGTCCGCGAGCAGGTGGCCTCCGTGCTGGGGCTCGGATCCGCGAGCGCCATCGACCCCCGGCAGGGTCTCTTCGACATGGGCATGGACTCGCTCACGGCGCTGGAGCTGAAGAACCGGCTCGAGCGCGGCACGGGTGCTTCCCTCTCCTCCACGCTGGCCATGGATCACCCGACCGTCGTCGCGCTCACGGAGCACCTGTGGACCGACGTGCTCGCGGTCCAACTGCATCATGAGCCCCGGAGCGAGGCGGGGCCCGTGGCGCCGCCCTCCCCGGCAAGGCGCGCGAAGACGGTGGCGCCCCCACAGGACGCACCGCACATGGCCACCGGGCTCACCCCGGACCTGGACGCCCTGCTCTCCCAGGTCGAGCAGACGTCGGAGCGCGACCTGACGAGACAACTCAAGACCGGGCGCCGATCGACGACGGCACCGGACACGAGCGAGGCGCCACCCGCGCCACCTCGAAATGGAGGGAGCGCGACATGAACCGCTCGCACCGGCTCTCCGCCATGTCGTCCGTCAAGCTCGCGTTCGCGGCCGAGCAGCTTCGGCCAGGGCTCGAGTTGCTCAACGCCACGCCCATCGCGATTGTCGGCATGGGCTGCCGCTTCCCCGGTGAGGCCACCACCCCGGAGGCTTTCTGGCGGGTGCTCCGCGACGGCGTGGACACCGTCACCGAGGTGCCTCGCGACCGCTGGGACATCGACGCCTGGTATTCGCCGGACCCGGACGTGCCCGGGAGGATGCACACCCGCAAGGGGGCGTTCCTCTCCACGCGCTCGGAGTTCGACGCGGACTTCTTCGGGATCTCTCCGCGCGAGGCGGCGAGCCTGGATCCCCAGCAGCGCCTCCTGCTGGAAGTGAGCTGGGAGGCGCTGGAGCGCGCGGGGATGGCCCCGGACCAGCTGGCCGGTTCGCTCACGGGCGTCTACGTGGGACTCAGCACCGGGGACTACGCGCAGCTCCTGGACACTCGCCCGCCCGAGTCCTTCGACGCCTACGCGTTCTCCGGCACCGCGCACAGCATGGCCGCGGGACGATTGTCGTACCACCTGGGACTTCAGGGACCGAGCGTGGCCCTGGATGCCGCGTGCGCTTCGTCCCTCGTCGCGGTGCACCTGGCCTGTCAGGCCCTTCGCGCTGGCGGGTGTGATCTGGCGCTCGCGGGCGGAGTGAACCGGCTGCTCTCGGCCCAGTTCCACCTCAACTTCTCGCAGGGGCGGATGCTGGCGCCGGATGGACGGTGCAAGACCTTCGACGCCGCCGCGGACGGTTATGTGCGCGGAGAGGGCGCGGGAATCGTCGTCCTGAAGCGGCTCGCGGACGCGCTGAGGGATCAGGATCCCATCGTCGCGGTCATCCGCGGCTCCGCCGTCAACCAGGACGGACGCAGCAGTGGCCTGACGGTGCCCAATGGCCCCGCCCAACAGGCCGTCATCCGGCAGGCCCTGCAGGGCGCCGGCGTGAACCCGGAGCAGGTGGACTACGTGGAGGCCCATGGCACCGGCACCTCGCTCGGAGATCCCATCGAGCTGGGAGCCCTGGGCGCCGTCTTCGGCCCGCGTCCCCCCGAGCAGCCGCTGCTCGTGGGTTCGGTCAAGACGAACATCGGGCACCTCGAGGCCGCGGCCGGCATCGCGGGGTTGATCAAGGTCGCCCTCGCGCTCCAGCACGGGGAGATCCCCGCGCACCTGCACCTGAGCCAGCCCAACCCGCACGTGCCCTGGGACCGGCTCCCCATCCAGATCCCGACGCAGCACCAACCCTGGCCCTCGACCCACGGACGCCGCATCGCGGGGATCAGCTCCTTCGGGTTCAGCGGCACCAACGCCCACGTGTTGCTGGAGAGCGCTCCCGGCACGGCCCCCGCGCCACAGGAGGAGGAAGAGCAGGAGCCCCCCCTGGAGCGCCCCCTCCACCTGCTCACCCTGTCGGCGCGCGGCGCTCCCGCGCTCCAGCAGCTCGCCGCGCGCTTCGCGGGCCGGCTGCGAGCCGAACCGTCGCTCGCCCTCGCTGATGCGTGCTTCAGCGCGAACACCGGACGCGCGCACCTGCCCCATCGCCTCGGCGCGTTCGCGGGCACGGGCGAGGCGCTGGCCGCACAGCTCGAGGCGTTCGCCTCGGGCGCACCTTCCGCGCTCCTCACCGGTCAGGCTCCGGCGGAGCCGCCCGAGGTGGCCTTTCTCTTCACCGGCCAGGGGTCCCAGTACCCGGACATGGGCCGCAAGCTGTACGAATCCCAGCCCGTCTTCCGCGAGAGCATGGAGCAGTGCGACGCGCTGCTGCGTCCCCTCCTCGAACGCCCCCTCCTGGACGTGCTGTACCACGCGCCCCAGGCACACCCGCTGCTGCACCAGACGGCCTACACCCAGCCGGCGCTGTTCGCGATCGAGTACGCACTCGCGGAGCTCTGGAAGTCGTGGGGCATCGTGCCCGGGGCGGTGCTGGGTCACAGCGTCGGTGAGTACGCGGCGGCTTGCGTGGCAGGGGTGTTCAGCCTGGAGGATGGGCTGAAGCTGATCGCCGAGCGTGGGCGCCTGATGCAGGAGCTGCCCGAGCGCGGCACCATGGCGGCCGTCTCCGCGAGCCCCGCGCGCGTGGAGCAGGCGCTGGGAGCGGACCGGGGCGCGTGTGCCATCGCCGCGCTCAACGGCCCGGAGAGCGTGGTCATCTCTGGCAGCGAGCGAGCCGTCGACGCGGTGGTCGCGCGGCTCACGGCGCAGGGGATCCGCTCGGCGCGGTTGCAGGTCTCCCACGCCTTCCACTCGCCCCTGATGGAGCCGATGCTGCCCGCGTTCGAGCGCGTGCTGCGCACCATGACGCTCTCACCGCCGAGCCTGGAGTTGATCTCCAACGTCGGTGGCGGGGTCGCGACGGCCGAGGTCGCGACGGCCGGATACTGGTGTCGTCACGTGCGCCAGCCCGTGCGGTTCGCTGAAGGCGTCCAGTCCCTGGTCCAACGCGGGTTCCGCGTGTTCGTCGAGTTGGGGCCCAAGCCCACGCTGTCGAGTCTGGGGCGGCTGTGCGCACCGGATGCCGACCTGCTCTGGCTGGCCAGCCTGAGACAGGGCCGGGACGACTGGCAGACCCTGCTGGAGAGCCTGGGCTCGCTGTATGTGCGCGGGGCGCCGGTGGACTGGGCGGGGTTCGACCAGGGCTACGCCCGCCACAAGCGCGTCCTGCCCACCTACCCCTTCCAGCGGAAGTCCTTCTGGTTCGAGGCGACTGGCGACGCGCGGGTCCGTGCCCCCTCCTCGCGCGATGAAGGTCGGCCAGCGGGACACACGCCGCTCACCTCGCTGCTCGAGTCCGGCGACGTGCGTGGCCTCGCCGAGCATCTGCGCCGTGGCGGCGCGCTCACCGGAGCGGCGCTGGAGACGCTGCCCCAGGTGGCGGAAGCGCTCGTGCGCGAGCACCAGCGCCAGCGGTCGGAGGCGGAGATGGCCTCGACGCTGTACCGCGTCTCCTGGAGTCCCACGCCCCCCGGACAGGTCCTGACCACCGCCCGGAACACGGGGGAGTGGCTGATCCTCGCGGACCGAGGCGGCCTGGGCCGCGCGCTGGCGACCCGGCTGGAGGCGCGGGGCGAGCACTGCATGCTGGCCACCGCGGAGGACCTGCTGGGGCCGTCCTCACAGGAGCCGGGACTGGCGCCGTCCGCCGTGCTCGCGCGTTGGCTCCAGGGCTTCGGGACTCCGGGCAGACCGCCCCTCGCGGGCATCGTCTATCTCTGGGCGCTGGATGCTCCCGACCCGGAGGGACTGGACGCCGCCACATTCGACATCGCGCAGCGCTCGACGTGTGACGGAGTGCTGTGGCTGCTCCAAGAGCTCGGCAAGCGGACCCAGGCCGTGCAGCCGCCGCTCTGGTGCGTGACTCGCGGCGTGCATGCGCCAGGCGGAGAGCCCGGCCCGCGCTCCGTGGCCCAGGCTCCGCTGTGGGGGCTCGCGGGGGTGGCCAGCCTGGAGCACCCGGAGCTGCGGGTGCGATTGATCGACGTGGCCTCCGATGGGACCCATGACGATGTCGCCGCGGGGCTCGACGCCGAGCTGCGCTCCCCTGACGACGAGGACCGCCTCGCCTTGAGGCGCGGGCAACGCTACGCGGCCCGGCTGGAGCCCCTTCCATTCGAGGCGCCTCCCCCGCTCGTATTCAATGCTCGCGCCAGCTACCTGATCACCGGAGGCCTGGGCGGCATCGGGCTGGCCGTCGCGGCCTGGATGGTGCGGCAGGGAGCGCGGCACCTGGTCCTCATGGGCCGCTCCGGATCCGCATCGAGCACGGCGCGGGAGGCCGTCGAGTCGCTGGAGCTCGCGGGTGCCCAGGTCCTGGTCTTCCCGGGTGACGTCTCGCGACCCGAGGATGTCACCGGGGTGCTCGCGGCGTTGAAGGCCCGCTTCCCGCCCCTGCGCGGGGTCGTGCATGCGGCGGCCGTCCTCGACGACGGGACCCTGCGGCAGCAGACCCCCGAGCGCTTCCAGCGGGTGCGGCGACCCAAGGCCGACGGCGCCTGGAACCTGCACCTCGCCACGCGCCACGAGGCCCTGGACTTCTTCGTCTGCTTCTCCTCCGCGGCGGCCCTGCTCGGCGCGCCCGGCCAGTCGAACTACGCCGCCGCCAACGCCTTCCTCGATGCGCTGGCGCGCTACCGGCGCGGACTCGGGCTGCCCGGGTTGAGCATTGGCTGGGGCCCCTGGAAGGACCTGGGGATGGCCGCTGGACTCGACGCGCACAGCCGCCAGCGCATGGCGGACGAAGGGCTCGGAGCGCTCGAGACGGCCCAGGGACTCCAGGCGCTCGGAGCGCTGCTGTCCTCGCGCGAGCCTGACGTCGCCGTGCTGCCCATCGACTGGAGCACCTTCGCCTCCCGGGCCCGGCCCCGGATGCCGCTGCTGCGGCGACTCCGAGACGGCGCACCCTCCGGCGGTGCACCCGCGGAGGACACGGGGCCTTCCTGGCGACAGCGCTGGGGGTCGACACCCGCGACCGAGCGCCCCGGCTTCCTCCACACGTACGTGCGCGGTCAGGTGGCCCGCATCCTCAGGTGGGAGCCAGAGCAGCCCATGGACGCGCAGCGGGGCTTCGCGGAGATGGGCATGGACTCACTGATGGCCGTGGAGCTGCGCAACCGGCTCCAGAAGGATCTGGGCCAGCCGCTCTCCGCGGCGCTCATCTTCAACTATCCGCGCATCGAGGCGCTGGCGCAGCACCTCCAGGACGTCCTGCTCTCGGCTGAAAGCCCTCCGGAGTCACCGAGCGCCCCAGTTGGAGCCGGCCCGGAGGACCCCCGCGGCGGCGAGGCCCCCACGCTCTCGCCGGAAGAGCTCATCGCGCGCATCGCCCGGAAGTACCAGACGCACGGCTAGGGGAACGTCATGGGTCAAGAGTCCACGCTCGCACAGCAGAGGGCCCTGGAGCAGGCGCTCTTCGTCATCGAGAAGCTCGAGGCCAACGAGCGCGCCCGCGCCGAGCCCATCGCCATCGTGGGCATGGGCTGCCGCTTCCCTGGCGCGGAGGACCCCGAGGCCTTCTGGCGGCTGCTGCACCAGGGCCAGGAGGCCGTGGGCCCCATCCCCGCGGACCGTTGGGACGTCGAGTCCTACTTCGACCCCGACCCTGAGCGGCCCGGGAAGATGTACACCCGGTCCGGCTCGTTCCTGAAGCATGTGGATCAGTTCGATCCGCTCTTCTTTGGCATCTCTCCCCGTGAGGCCGCGAGCCTGGATCCGCAGCAGCGGCTGATGCTGGAGGTCTGCTGGGAGGCCTTCGAGAACGCGGCCCAGGTCCCCAGCCGCCTCGCGGGCAACCGGATCGGGACCTTCGTCAGCATCGGGCAGAGCGACTATGCGCTGTTCCAGCTCCTCTCTCCGGACCCGACCCGCATCACCGCGTGGGCGGGGACCGGGAGCGGACTGAGCTTCGCGGCCGGGCGGCTGTCTCATGCCTTGGGACTCCAGGGCCCAAGCCTCGTGGTGGACACCGCCTGCTCCTCTTCGCTGGTGGCGGTCCATCTGGCCATCCAGAGCCTGCGCAACGGAGAGTGCCGGCTGGCGCTCGCCGGAGGCGTGCAGCTCATCCTCGCCCCGGAGGTGATGCTGTTCCTGAGCCGGGCCCGCGCCCTGTCGCCGGACGGCCGCTGCAAGACGTTCGACGCCTCGGCCGATGGCTACGGGCGCGGCGAGGGCTGCGGCGCGGTGGTGCTCAAGCGGCTGTCGGACGCACTCCAGGACGAGGATGAGATCCTGGCGGTGATCCGCGGCTCCGCGGTGAACCACGACGGGCCCAGCAGCGGGCTCACGGTGCCCAACGGACTGGCCCAGCAGGCGCTGATCCGCCAGGCGCTCGAGATCGCCCGCGTCGCCCCCAGCGAGGTGAGCTACGTCGAGGCCCACGGCACCGGAACGCGGCTGGGAGATCCCATCGAGTTCGAGGCCCTGGGCGCTGTCTTCGGCCCCGCGCACTCTCCGGAGCAACCGCTCTGGGTCGGCTCGGTGAAGACCAACATCGGCCACCTGGAGCCCGCGGCCGGCATCGCCAGCCTGATCAAGGTCGCCCTGGCGCTGCGCCATGGAGAGATTCCGCCGCACCCGAGCTTCGAGCGCCCGAGCGAACACATCCCCTGGGATCGCTTCCCCCTCCGGGTGCCCACCTCCCCCATCCCGTGGGACAGGCGTGGCAAGCGGATCGCGGGGATCAGCGCCTTCGGGTTGAGTGGAACCAACGCGCACCTGGTGCTCGAAGAGGCGCCAGCGAGGCCCGCGCGCCCGGTCCCCACTCCCCGGGCCTCCCTGCTGATGCTGTCGGCCCGGAGCCCGGAGGCCCTGGATCAGCTCGCGGAGCGCTTCCAGCACCACCTCATCGCGCACCCGGAGCTCTC
This region of Corallococcus silvisoli genomic DNA includes:
- a CDS encoding type I polyketide synthase produces the protein MEGKAAGPDYGTLIKNALLKIDSLEGKLHELQQSRTEPIAIVGMGCRFPGGADTPESFWRLLRDGVDAITEVPPARWPVDAYYDPNPETPAAMYTRHGAFIGGVDQFDAPFFGIAPREAAMMDPQQRLLLEVAWEALERGGISPASLSGSRTGVFVGLMNVDYLRLTNRPELVDLYSATGSYPSVAAGRLSYVLGLRGPSLVVDTACSSSLVAVHLACQSLRARECQLALAGGVNLILSPLPYLLECRARMLSPDGRCKTFDASADGFSRGEGCGVIVLKRLSDALADGSPILALIRGSAVNQDGRSSGLTVPMGPAQEEVIRDALANAGVSAADVSLVEAHGTGTPLGDPIELGALGATYGQDRPADQPLLVGSVKTNMGHLESAAGIAGLMKLVVSLQNAAIPPHLHLSHPNPRIPWSELPLEVPTALRPWPASSRRRLAGVSAFGFSGTNAHVVLEEAPAPKALAAAPRRERPPHLLVLSAASEPALRAQADRYARHLEAHPGQDLGDLCFTASTGRAHLPFRLGVRGTTSEELRSRLDALAQGRQAETSTQGRVQPGALPRVAFLFPGEGARPTGLGRELYAGQPIFRDAFDACDRALRDATGLSLIEALHASSGEALLQEPRYAHPARFAFEVALARLWLSWGVPPAFALGDGVGEYAAACVAGVFSIEDGLRLVAARAALDPRAALASDARVPELARLAAGISFHPPKLGLVSHVTGSPLPASIAPLEYWSRYRPSAGHAVQGIGALERQGAGVILELGPGASASEKVTWLSCPRPAEEESMTLEHVATLYCLGAPIDWAAFHRGDSRRKVVLPTYPFQRQRSWFQEPGGSDAHGSTTEVMGATEAAATRFPGPEVLVSRLPADLCESPALESSNAPTSADDGPVAQVEALCTRYIARAFEALGAPLVPGQSFTSEAWAERLGVVERHRRLFARLLEMLAEEGRVERKGAHWEVLRAPDHASPEQLLGALRSRFPGTEPELALLERSGARLGAVLAGLQDPLELLFPDGSLDLASRIYESSEGALQMNRLVQAALTPLLERLSPKRSLRVLEVGAGTGGTTAALLPHLPASLTEYVATDVSARFATRTQERFHAYPFLRYVPLDIERPPEEQGVESHAFDLVVASNVLHATAELERTLRHVRTLLAPGGILLLIEATAPRRWLDLTFGMTRGWWRFTDTALRPSHPLLSPRRWQALLAECGFPSVASVHPAGSARALLQQTLLVARTDPGAQREPAPARAQAGRMAGGVTRVEVPASVAMPPPEHLLRTLAETPAQKRQAVLTTHVREQVASVLGLGSASAIDPRQGLFDMGMDSLTALELKNRLERGTGASLSSTLAMDHPTVVALTEHLWTDVLAVQLHHEPRSEAGPVAPPSPARRAKTVAPPQDAPHMATGLTPDLDALLSQVEQTSERDLTRQLKTGRRSTTAPDTSEAPPAPPRNGGSAT